A genomic region of Pseudomonas sp. KU43P contains the following coding sequences:
- a CDS encoding MFS transporter produces the protein MKMKGIRWWMVSLVTAGLVVNYLARNTLSVAAPTLMTDLSISTEQYAKIVAAWQVCYALMQPIAGWFIDFIGTKLGFAVFAMAWSVACAGAALATGWQSMAFMRGLLGMTEAAGLPAGVKATTEWFPAKERSVAIGWFNIGSSLGALLAPPLVVWAILHSGWQLAFVIVGVSGIVWTLLWMLFYKHPRDQKHLSGEERDYILGGQEAHFKQEKREKGAWKRIFKTRNFYAIASARILSEPAWQTFNAWIPLYLMTERHMNIKEVAMFAWLPFLAADIGCVLGGYLSPLFHRYFKVSLFTSRKMVLVFGASCMIGPACIGLVESPYTAILLLCIGGFAHQTLSGALYSITSDSFSKDQVATATGMGGMCGYLGAAVFTLVFGILVTQVGYSPLFVVLAAFDIVAAVLVWKVARAVCGAPQQRQAEATGGVLV, from the coding sequence ATGAAGATGAAAGGCATCCGTTGGTGGATGGTCAGCCTTGTCACGGCTGGGCTGGTCGTCAACTACCTCGCCCGCAACACCCTTTCGGTGGCTGCCCCCACCTTGATGACCGACCTGTCCATCAGTACCGAGCAATACGCGAAGATCGTCGCAGCCTGGCAGGTGTGCTACGCCCTCATGCAGCCGATCGCTGGCTGGTTCATCGACTTCATCGGCACCAAGCTGGGTTTTGCCGTTTTCGCCATGGCCTGGTCGGTGGCTTGCGCGGGTGCGGCTTTGGCTACCGGCTGGCAGAGCATGGCGTTCATGCGCGGTCTGCTGGGCATGACCGAGGCGGCCGGTTTGCCGGCAGGGGTCAAGGCCACCACCGAGTGGTTCCCGGCCAAGGAGCGCTCGGTGGCCATTGGCTGGTTCAACATCGGCTCTTCGCTGGGTGCCTTGCTGGCGCCGCCGCTGGTGGTCTGGGCAATCCTGCACAGCGGCTGGCAACTGGCCTTTGTGATTGTCGGGGTTTCCGGCATCGTCTGGACGCTGCTCTGGATGCTGTTCTACAAGCACCCGCGTGACCAGAAACACCTGAGTGGCGAAGAGCGCGACTACATCCTTGGCGGCCAGGAAGCGCACTTCAAGCAAGAGAAACGCGAGAAAGGTGCCTGGAAGCGCATCTTCAAGACCCGCAACTTCTACGCCATCGCTTCGGCACGCATCTTGTCAGAGCCTGCCTGGCAGACCTTCAACGCCTGGATCCCGCTGTACCTGATGACCGAGCGGCACATGAACATCAAGGAAGTGGCGATGTTCGCCTGGCTGCCGTTTCTCGCGGCCGACATTGGTTGCGTGCTCGGCGGTTACTTGAGCCCGCTGTTCCACCGTTACTTCAAGGTGTCGTTGTTCACCTCGCGCAAGATGGTGCTGGTGTTCGGCGCCAGTTGCATGATCGGCCCGGCCTGCATCGGCCTTGTGGAAAGCCCGTATACCGCGATCCTGTTGCTGTGCATCGGCGGCTTCGCGCACCAGACACTGTCGGGCGCGCTGTACTCGATTACCTCGGATTCGTTCAGCAAGGATCAGGTGGCGACAGCCACCGGCATGGGTGGCATGTGTGGGTACCTGGGCGCGGCGGTGTTCACCCTGGTGTTCGGGATCCTGGTGACGCAGGTCGGTTACAGCCCGCTGTTCGTCGTGCTGGCGGCGTTCGATATCGTTGCGGCAGTGCTGGTGTGGAAGGTGGCGCGAGCGGTGTGCGGGGCGCCGCAGCAGCGCCAGGCCGAGGCCACCGGTGGCGTGCTGGTTTGA
- a CDS encoding LysR family transcriptional regulator — protein MDQIHLMKVFVAVGELESFAAAARRLDISPAAVTRAVSALEEQLGVKLLLRTTRSVRVTEAGSRYLEDTRHILASINEANEAAAGINATPKGELAVTAPILFGKKFVMPCIVRYLQQFPEVDVSAYFLDRIVNMVEEGMDVAVRIGPLPDSGLKALRVGRVRRMLCASPDYLARYGIPQHPSDLPEHAVIATTNLSPRAGWRFGVTDEPTLVRMKPRLTVTSNDGAIAAAVGGLGIARLLSYQVVDEIASGQLQVILAEYEEAPWPIHVLHRESKYGSAKVRSFVDLLVATLRAQGLD, from the coding sequence ATGGACCAGATCCACCTGATGAAGGTATTCGTCGCCGTCGGCGAGCTTGAAAGCTTCGCCGCCGCCGCCCGCCGCCTGGACATCTCGCCCGCCGCTGTCACCCGTGCCGTCAGCGCCCTCGAAGAGCAGCTCGGGGTCAAACTGCTGCTGCGCACTACCCGCAGCGTACGCGTGACCGAGGCTGGCAGCCGCTACCTGGAAGATACCCGGCACATCCTCGCCAGCATCAACGAGGCCAACGAAGCCGCCGCCGGCATCAACGCCACACCCAAGGGCGAGCTGGCAGTCACCGCGCCGATCCTGTTCGGCAAGAAGTTCGTCATGCCCTGCATCGTGCGTTATCTGCAGCAGTTTCCCGAGGTGGACGTGTCGGCCTACTTCCTCGACCGTATCGTCAACATGGTGGAGGAGGGCATGGACGTGGCCGTGCGCATCGGCCCGCTGCCCGATTCAGGCCTCAAGGCCCTGCGCGTGGGCAGGGTACGGCGCATGCTTTGCGCTTCACCCGATTACCTGGCGCGGTATGGCATACCGCAGCATCCTTCGGACTTGCCGGAGCATGCAGTGATCGCCACCACCAACCTGTCGCCACGCGCTGGCTGGCGCTTCGGCGTGACCGACGAACCCACCCTGGTGCGCATGAAACCGAGGCTAACCGTGACCAGCAATGACGGCGCGATCGCAGCGGCGGTGGGCGGGTTGGGGATTGCCCGGCTGTTGTCCTATCAAGTGGTCGACGAGATCGCCAGCGGGCAGCTGCAGGTGATCCTTGCCGAATATGAAGAAGCGCCGTGGCCTATTCATGTGCTGCATCGTGAGAGCAAGTACGGCTCTGCCAAGGTGCGATCGTTTGTCGATCTGCTGGTCGCCACCCTTCGGGCTCAAGGATTGGATTGA